Part of the Suncus etruscus isolate mSunEtr1 chromosome 20, mSunEtr1.pri.cur, whole genome shotgun sequence genome, gagcgatttctgagcatagagccaggagtaacccctgagtgctgccgggtgtgacccaaaaaccaaaccaaaaccaaaaccaaaacaaaacaagcaagtcCAGACTCCAAGTCAGATGCAAGATTCAATGCCAATCCCCTAGACCAAACTATCTTTATGCTTTGTGTCTAACCTTTCACAAAGTGGGACTTGGTATATGCAAATTCCAGAAGTGGTGGGAAAGTGTCAGCCCAAAAAGGTATGGAGATGCAGGGGAAAGGAGTTGAAAGCAAACACTGAAAAGACAAGAGGGGAAGCCATATCAAGAAGCAACAGGATAATGAAAGTAAGATTTAAGGGAACTTAattagttttctgttttgtttttgttgagagagccacacccagcagggcttactcctggctctgtgctttcacTTCCCGTCTTATATGGGGGTCCGACAGGATAGAACTTGATTGTAAGGCAAGCCCCCTATTAGCTGTATAATATCACCTATCCCCAAGGGGAGCTTATTATAGCAGCCTCGTTCCCACTGGGTTTCTAGAATTGGGACGGCACAGAACTGACTTAGGAcaaacttatttggcctactGATCCCTTCTCAGAAAACAAAACTTCCCAAAATTATTCAGCACCCCttagaaatctaccttctttaagtaaACAGAGGGTGCCTTGGCATCCCCCCCACCAGGGACAGTATCATCCACTTTGAGGAACACTGGTTGGGAGTCTAGGTCAGAAGTGCTGAGGGCTCAATGCCAAAGTGGGTGGGGTCAGGGATGGACAAAAGCTAAGAGTCTAGAAACATTTTGAGGAAAATGACCaaagtggggcaggagagatggtacagcagtagggccttgcacatggccgacccgggacagaccagggttcgattccccgcattccatatggtccctctggcgctgccgggtgtgacccaaaaaacaagaaaaaaaaaatgaccaaagcAATGAAGCCTTAGGGAAACAAGAGGGGCAAGAagagtttaaaaaacaaatgaccagagagatagctcagcattagggtgtttgccttgcatacagccgacccaggactgatgatggttcgaatcggggcatcccatatggttccccgagtcggTCAGGAGTAGCAActgagtgccgccaagtgtgacccaaacccccccccccaaaaaaaaacccaaaagaaaaaacaatgagagCTGGTGATTTTGTGGTAGTTTGTGGGAAAGTATCTGGCTTCTAGGGAGGGTTGGGTCCCATGACTGGCTGGCAGGCAAAACCCAAAGGGCTGGGAGCTAAAACCTAAGAAAGTCCTGAGGACTTTCAAGAACTAGTTTCTGGGGTTCCAAGGCTCAAAGCAGAGGGAGAGAGTATGATAAGGGAGGAGGTGGTAAGGCAAAGGTTTGAGGAATCCCAATGCTGTTGGGGTAAAGGATGGGGTTATTTATTAGATGTGGGGATGGGAGTCTCACCTGCCTGTGCGTCATCCTGTCCCAGTCGTGGGTGAACTATGAGACACAAGAACGAATGAGTAAAATGTACCCCGTTCCTCTGCCACCCTTCCCCTCGAGCATGGCTCACACATCACCCACCTTCGTAGTGGGCAGCAATCGCTCTTCGGGTTCGTTTTTTCTGGCCTCTAGGTGCTGAGAATTAAAGACAGATGTGGGGGGTTGGATGTGGCTTAAGTAGCAAAGCAATGCCCTGCTACTCCCTCCAGCACTACATGGGCCCCCACAGCACTGGAGCTGGTCCccaccaccacaacaataaaggGAAGGATAGGCAGAGCAACATACCCTCTGCCCCCAACTAAGCGTTTAGGGGTTGTTTCCTCAGTTTCTTCCCCACTTAGAATCTTTATTCAGGTTCCCAAATTTAGAAACTTGGGccttatttttctctataaacaaataactagggctggagagatagcatggaggtaaggcatttgcttgcatgcagaaggatggtggttcgaatcccagcatcccatatgagcccccgagcctgccaggagtaactcctgagcgctgccgggtgtgatccaaaaatcaaataaaaataaattaataatttatcatCCAAACTGAGAAAAGTCTGAGAGCCAAAGAAGCGCTATTAATAGTCACACTGGAAGAGGTGACAGGACAGTCAAGTCCCCTGCAAGCCTGGAAAAGGCCAGGGGCATCCCATGGTTAGTTTCTAATGAGCAGACTTCTGCCTCAGTCAGCACCCAGGGTTTCTCTTCACTCCAGCCATCCTTTCTTACTTAGGGGAGGGCCTGACGCGAGAAGCTCATCCACAAGACAGAAGACATTTCAGAGCTTCCTTTAACTCTAGgatcaatcttttttgtttgttttttttttgggggggcccacacccaatgacgctcaggggttactcctggctatgtgcttagaaatccctcctggtttgggggatcatatgggatggtgggagatggaacctcagtccatcctaggttagtgcatgcttgcaccactgctccggtcccttaATAAGCTAGCTGAACCCCTCTTCTCTCTGTGCCTCGACTCTCTGATCCTAAGTGAAAATGTGTGTTTGTATTGCCTATCTCACAGGACAACCGTGATGGACAACAGTAATAATGGATCCAGAGGCCAGCCACCAGAGACCAGCGTCCGTGACCGTTCCTGGGAAAAAGGGATGCTCACCGCTTCTGCGAGGCCGAACCCGTCTTTTGGGAAAAGACACACGGTCCTGGGTTTCCTCCGGCTGGGGAGTCAGTTCCTAGGAGAATTAAGGGAGAGCTAGAGCAACACACTGGCAGAGACAGGAGTCCCATCAGTCAGCCAGTGGTAGTCACAGAAGTCTGAGGAGGAAGGGAACCCCTCTGCAAATGGGGTGACAGCCTTGGGGAGGCCAGGCCTTGGGGTTGGGCTCTAGTCTCTCCGTCCTCCAGGAGCCAGGCTGGCTGCCTTCCTCGCACACCCACCCAACCGGCCCCTGTGCACTGGTGGCACAGGCCCACACCGAGCAGAACAACCCTCCTGCCTGCAAGGTGGCAATGCCACCAGCATCCTTTCCTCTCTGGCAGCTtgctcctcctctccccctttcaTCCCCAGCCCAGAGACATTTCCTCTCACTCACGTGACACCCCTTCCCACCAGccagggcacacccagcagcagtgccctggactcacacacacacacatacacacacacacacaaatgcacgcCTCCCAGGTCCACAGGGCTGCTGGCCACCCTGGCCCACTCACCGCCAGGCTCTGGAAGTCCTCTGCCACCAGCTCCCCCTGGGAAGGCGCCTGCTGGGAAGGAGGCAGCGGGGGTCaccctgtctgtctgtccttcACCTTCACCTGCCTGGCAGGCCCCCCACCCatcccttcttcttcttcaaggCCCTGGGCCTCCAGCCCTCCCTGTGCGGCCCAGAGCTGTCCATCCTCCACCGGGACCCCTTGCATGCCTCAGGCTGCAGAGGGAGGGTGGTACCCCAGGAAGGGGAGGCCAGGGGTGCAGGGCAGGGCCTCACCTGGGTGGACGGCGATGCCCTGCTGCCCAGACTGACCACGGCCAGCAGGAGGCCCAGGCAGGCCAGCGCCAGGCCCAGACCCAGGGCGAGTGGGCCCAGCAGGGCGGTGCCCGGGGCCCCCCGGCGCCCCCTCCGCCTCTGGCTCCGACGGGCAGCCATGGGGGCGGGGTGGGCCGGCCTCACCGCCCCCCCATCCTGGGACCCAAGGGcgcaggggggaggggaggggagggcagggggaGGGCGGGGCGAGCAGGGAGCAGGCGGGGCGGGGACAGGAAGCCGGACAGTGGGCTGGGCCTGCCCAGATGCAAACTCGGGGAGACTCTGAGTGTCAGCTTAGGGTGCATGCAGCCGGGGCCCGCCAGCACTCAGCACCCTGCACCCAGCACTGGGGAAAGGGGACCCCCCCCACCTAGGCCCAGCTGCACAAAATAGGGCAGGGCGCCACACTCCTAATAGTTTTGCaatcaaacaatcaatcaatcaatcaagccATCAGCTCTTCCTGCCTTGCCCTTGCAGCTTTGCACTCCTGCAAGGCTGGCTGGGGGCACAGGGGACCCCCCATCTTCATCTCCGGGCCTGactgcaatgcaagtgcctatGGCTGTGGTTGTGTTTGGGCCCTCTTCTCTAGGATGCTTTTGAGGTGTCTCTGAATGGCAAACACACCCCACTTTAAGGCCCTTCAGATCAgtgttctttaacttttttttttttttttttttgtgcaaaggcacactttttcgtGGAAAGAAGTGGCCGGGCCCACTTCTCCAGGGCGCTTTTGAGGTATCTCTGAATGACACACCCCACTTTAAGATCCCTCTGATTTTTTTTACGATGCAaaggcatactttttttttttttcatggaaaaaaatcacgaggcacaccaccattagaaaatgctaaaaaaaatttaactctgtgcctatattgactctCTATAAAGTAATCCTCTTGGAcaggcatcaaaaaaaaaaacacaaagaaattcttttatcatgactatattatgaaagaataaagtattttgggcccggagagatagcacagtggtgtttgccttgcaagcagccgatccaggaccaaaggtggttggttcaaatcccggtgtcccatatggtcccctgtgcctgccaggagctatttctgagcagacagccaggagtaacccctgagcaccgccgggtgtgacccaaaaaccaaaaaaaataaaaaaaaataaaaaaaaagaataaagtattttatcatggttcatatttctgttcacttactcGGTGTGAAACCGGGACCTATTTGGTCTATTTGGGAGCCAAAGCCGCATGTTACAAATGAAATTGGGATTTTTTTCTCCCAGGGTACACCACACAATAGCTCAAGGTACTGGTTGAAAACCACTGCCTCAGATCATTGGTGAGGTCCTCCTCACTTCCCTGGGGCAAGGTGGATGAAAGATTGATGGGAGACTGGAGAGCTGCCAAGCCACAACCCAGTGCCAGCTCCCACCCACTTGCACTCCTTCTCCTCCTCAATTGCTCCCCTATCTCTCCCAGATCTGGAGATGAGGCCTTCAGGGAGGTGTGACCCCGACTGACTCTGGGTTTATCTCCTGAGATAACATCAGTGCCTACAGCTCTTGATGGGCCTCAGTGAGCTGAGTGAGTTGTAAATGAgtttggttaaaaaataaaagatcttgcCAAGAAAAGGCTTTTGTAAACAGTCGCCCCAATTCGTTTCATTTGGAGTGTTCTTTTCTGGCCATTTGCAGAATGTCACAGTTGTCAGAAGGAAACAAGAGGATAAACTTCCCTAAGAAGAGAAGTTTatggacagacagatagacagactcCAGAATCCACCCACACGGTGGATCTCCAGACTCCAGTCTCTCTCTGCCTgctgctttgggggggggggtgttaaacCTGCTAATCCCCTCTTCAACTCCACAGGCTAAATACTTCATTTCCTGAACACTTGAACCACCCctcttcttcccccctcccctggCTCCCTCTTTTAAGTCTCTGCAGAGAGTTTCCAGGTCATCTTTTCTAATTAGGGTTCCACCTGCCCTCTTTCTCTATTCTAGgaaccttgggggggggggtcacagctagtaatgctcagagcttactcttcggcttactcagggcttactctgaacTCCAGGATCACTTAGgaaaccatctggggtgccagagatgaaacctgaATTGGCTTCCTGCAAGTATAAATATGGagaggccaagagatagcacagtggtagggcgtttgccttgcaagcagctgatctaggacagacaatggtttgaaccccagcatcccatatggtccccgtgcctgccaggattgacttctgagtgcagaactaggagtaacccctgagcgctgctgggtgtgacccaaagggaaaataaagtaTAACCATGGAGAGCTTagcatatatttatgttttatatatttcctgTTTTATCTGTTTCAAGTCTGTCTCTAGAATGTAAAATCAGTGATGACGCAGTTTACTACTCTTTTCCCAGAACTGTGTCAAATGCTGTCACTCCAAATGTCACTGAACAGCACTGAATAAGACAGTGCTGAGAATAGAGCTGACCCCTATTTGTCTGGCAATGCCTCACAAGGAGGACAACGCCACATTTAATCGAGACTGATTATGTGCTAGAAAAGAGGGTTGTTGGAGCTAGAGTGAGAACACAACAggcagcacttgccttgcaagacgCCAACCAGGGTTCcacctctggcatctcatatggtcccctgagcacctccaagtgtaattcctgggccagagagatagcacagtgatagggcgtttgccttgcatgcagaaggacagtgattcgaatcttggcatggtcccctgagcctgccaagagccatttctgagcgtagagccaggagtagcccctgagcgctgtccggtgtgacccaaaaacaaaataaaacaaacaaacaaaaaccaagagtaattcctgagtgcaaagccaagagcatcgctgggtgtaccCTCCCCCAATACACACAAAGATTGTGTGGGgggtgttaaaaagaaaaaagtctccaAATGAAGGCATCTATTCTAAGCCCGCCAAGATTTAACCTCATTGCTGTTGAATCCTCCCTAGGCTGTAGTCCTAAGTAACAGAGTAGAATTTTCTCATCAATACCAACAAAATAACTTTTCCATTTTCCCGTGCAAATGAAATGATCTGTCATAGACCTTTTTCTATTCTCCATAGAGAAGCTACCTAACCCTGAAATAATCCTCTTAACTTGCTATTTCTGACTTTTATATCTTGCCTTTTCTGACtattaaaaaaactttcatttttttttttagctctttaGAACGCTCTTCTACTTGCTAATTGGACTGCTGtccaacttaaaaatcatttcatGCAGCCAATTAAAATCTCTAAAAGGAACTCAGCTGGGGGCTGAAGAGTGGGATGGGAGGTGGCTgatttacatgtggccaacccagttctagtgctaatctctggcaccacataataCCCAGTCACTGCCCAGAGCTACCCTCCTCCTTGTGCAGAGCTGGAAATAGTCCCCCAACACAGCAGGGTGTGTCCCTAAAACCCCTACATAAGTAAAATAAGCTCAGctgcatttaaatttttgtttttttggcttttggatcacgcgcggcagcgctcaggggttcctcctggctctacgctcagaaatcgcccctggcaggctcggggaaccatatgggatgctgggattcgagccaccgaccttctgcatgcaaggcaaacgccttacctccatgctatctctctggccccttaattttgtTATTAACAGTTTATTTGGCTAGACTTCCTTCCGTTTACTAGCTctctttaactttttgtttgtttgctttttgggccgcACCTATCGATACTCAGAGCCTACTCCTAGCTCAGTATTACTGCATTAAACTCTGTATTATCTTGTCACCCTCTTTTTTGGGAAGAGGGGACcaaacctagcaatgctcagagattactctgctCTGTGCTTACAGGCTGCCCCTGGTGATGGTAAGGGGACGCGTgcaatgcaagggattgaactggacATCTTGCATGCAACTCTTGTGCTTAGCCTGTTGAGCTTCTACCCCAGCTCCAAACATTTGTAGAAAATTTAGGACAtagtccagaaaaatatgggagcaAACCTGAGGACAAATCACCTATAGGGAACAGGGTCTAAGTTACAAAATCAATAAAtaggggaccagagcagtagtccAGTAGACCAGAGcagagagtagggtgcttgccttgtacatgactgaactcagatttgatccctggtaccatatatagtcagtcccccaagacccatcaggagtgaccactgagtgcagACACAGGAGTAAGGTCTCAGCGCCAAAGGGTTTgtccaaaaatacaaaagaaagaagaaagtcagTGGGTGGAAGATGGCAAGAACAACAGAACTGTGCTCACTAGGGAGTCAGCGTGTAGAGTCACAAGATCTAATTGGAGGAAGAAGCAAAATTATAAATGGCAAGAATATATATAGTAAGAGCGaaacactaaagaaaaaaaaaagaatatatatagttAGGAAGAGTACAAAAGGAAGCAAACCATCTAGAATCTCTAGGAAAATTTTAAAACGGAAGAAAAATTACCCATTTACATGAAAAGCAAGGATGGGATTGTGGCTCACGTATGTACTTCGGATAACATATGGCCCTGGATTCATTCTTAAAACCGTAAAGTAAAAACGAAAGCCAGGCaattatctttaataatttttgttcgTCTGTTTTGGGgttgcacctggtgatgctcaggggttattcctagctctgcactcagaaatgattccttatGGCTttctgggaaacatatgggatgacagggatcaaacctgtagcaagacaaacaccctacccactgtactatgggcCCAGCCCCTCTAATGATCAATTTCTGACCTTCTCAATTCTGGATTGAGTGCATGAGAAAAAAGAACAACTCTAGGACAAGGAATGCTTATCAGTAGCTTGAGAATACTTACATGTATGGGTGTGGTAATTGGGTTCAATAGCTggcaccacaaaagaaaaaaaagaagaggggccgggcggtggcgctggaggtaaggtgcctgccttgcctgcgctaacctaggacggaccgcggtttgatcccccggcgtcccatatggtcccccaagaagccaggagcaacttctgagcgcatagccaggagtaacccctgagcctcacagggtgtggcccaaaaaccaaaaaaaaaaaaaaaagaaaaaaaagaagaaagtataaTTTTAACCACTGCTTGCCCTGAATTTGACCAATATTCACATGCCATGATAATGTAAGTACTATTCATtgtgtttcaatatttttatggCCATACCTagtattctcagggcttatttctggctctgcacttgggattcACTTCTAATAGGCTCAGCAAACCACCATCTTGGGTAGGGGTCCCatagattaaacctaggttggccacttgcaaggcaagtgttctaccagtgtactatctctctgcc contains:
- the TNFSF12 gene encoding tumor necrosis factor ligand superfamily member 12 isoform X1, which produces MAARRSQRRRGRRGAPGTALLGPLALGLGLALACLGLLLAVVSLGSRASPSTQQAPSQGELVAEDFQSLAELTPQPEETQDRVSFPKRRVRPRRSAPRGQKKRTRRAIAAHYEVHPRLGQDDAQAGMDGTVSGWEEAKINSSNPLRYDPQSGDFIVTRAGLYYLYCQVHFDEGKAVYLKLDLVVDNTLALRCLEEFSATAASSPGPQLRLCQVSGLLPLRLGSSLRIRTLPRAHLKAAPFLTYFGLFQVH